Proteins encoded in a region of the Methanomassiliicoccales archaeon genome:
- a CDS encoding response regulator, which translates to MLRILLVEDNGADARLTGEILKETGIEHELVWFNEGDKALDHLRTDQDFGLFIIDLNLPKASGLEVVAALRRMGRFSKTPVVIMTGSLSPADRSIAGGDHLLHYIIKPMSMDEIDRTVLQIKNIIQGIK; encoded by the coding sequence TTGTTGCGAATACTGCTCGTGGAGGATAATGGCGCCGACGCCAGGTTGACCGGTGAGATCCTCAAGGAAACCGGTATAGAGCACGAGCTGGTCTGGTTCAACGAGGGGGACAAGGCTCTCGATCACCTCAGGACGGACCAGGACTTCGGCCTGTTCATAATCGACCTGAACCTGCCGAAGGCCAGCGGCCTTGAGGTGGTCGCCGCTCTGCGGAGGATGGGACGATTTAGCAAAACCCCGGTCGTCATCATGACCGGCTCGCTCTCCCCGGCCGACAGGTCGATCGCTGGGGGAGACCACCTTCTCCATTACATCATCAAGCCCATGAGCATGGATGAGATAGATCGCACAGTTTTGCAGATCAAGAACATCATTCAGGGAATCAAGTAG